ACTTAAAAAAAAGCTTCAGAGCAAGGCCTGTTAAGAGTCCACTGCGATTTGATACTTACATGAAATCTGTGTCTGCCACACGGCATCCCCAAATCCCCACCCCACGGCAATGAGAAAGCGGTCCCACAAAGCATCTCCTGGTTTCCAGACAAATATTATGACAAGGATCAGCGACAAATGAGCTAGTCCTCCAGCAGTGAAGATGATGATGCGACCGCAGTACTTCTCAAGACGGCCCAAGGTAAACGAGAAGATAGCGTCACTGATGCCAAATACCATCATGATGAAACCTACGTAATGGACACCACTGGTGCACGTGATGAAAGCCTGCAGATTCAGGGCAAATAATATTACAAGTAAAATTGTTATTTACCAAGAATAACTGTTGATCCCTTTGGCTTACCGTGGCCAAGCAGTTAAGTGCAAATGAtaagttctgggcccaatttcaaagagctgctaagcacacacatttgcttacatagcatgaaatttcttgcttgataaaaacaatattattaccaaccaaatttctatttgttgcatatattgcttgttactggtattcagcaaacagtttgcttatcctgaaaatcacgtggaagtttggctggtaatctaagttattttaatcaaggaataaatttcattctaagcaaactttcgtgcttagcagctctatgaaattaggcgcTGGTTGCTGAGTCATCAGGgtgagggttcgaatccaggtcatgacacttgtgtccttgagcaaggacgcttaactattattgcttctctccacccagggataAATGGGGGCAGcggtggttcttgtgattgaaaAGCTTCTAAGTGAGTTACTAACTTGACGCCACAGGATTATAAAATAGATTAAATAAATGGCCCACTGGTCAGGGGTTATAAAGTTCAAAGCGCAGTGATCATTCTTTCAATCTGCGCTTTTGAAAAGTCGATGTTATCTTTATTCTTATCAGAGGGAATCTTGACTCTTAAGCGATAACCATTAATCCTGTCCTTATTTAGCCAAATTTACTCCACAAGATGTATACCATTCTTTCAAGAACTAGCCGTTAACACTTTGTAAAATAGACACTGGACTGCTCTGGACACACGCCATTGTTTTGCAAGAATGTGTGCTGTACACATCAGTTGGTACACATTGGTCAAACATTTTGGTCACTGGATGAAGTTTATATCAAAATTATTTCCCAATAATtgagccattggacactttcggaacaggacaaaaaaaatcacagatttacaaataacctacagggtttacagaaggtaatggtgaaagacttctcttgaaatattattccatgaaatgctttactttttgagaaaacattaaaacaattatcaattctcgatatagagaattacggatttattttaaacacatgtcatgacacggtgggtttcccattattttctcacgactccgatgaccgattgagcctaaattttcacaggtttgttcttgtGATACACgatgtgtgggcctttggacaatactgtttaccgaaagtgtccaatggcttcaatgCAATTGGTGTCTATTTCAAACTAAGTTCTACAAAATCAGATTTTATTCACAAGTCTCTGGTTTAACTCAGACACCCATCcaatatttgttaaatttgtttacCTTGGTGAAATCACCGGCGAAGAAAGCTTGTTCCATTCCACTGAACATGAACAATGGTATCAGCATCACTATATAGGGGTTGATAAGAAGGTGTAAAGTGGCCACCAGACTACTCTTTGTGTTCTCCAAGAAGCTTCCTTGAGGTGTGTGTAACTTACTCAGCAAGAAGACCACAATAAGAAAGCTCATTAATCCACATGCTAGGTACACACACATGAGCAGAGTTACTGTTTTGATGGGTGGGGAAGAAATCTCACCCGACATGGAGTCTGAGTCATTCCCATGATGCCCACTTGACCCACATGATTCAATGCCGCAGTTTGAGATATTTCTCAAGGGCTGAGAAGAGTCGTTGGCGTATGGGTACAAGACCAGCGACGCAACCAAGTTGCCGGAAATCTGGCTCGattggaagaagaaaaagaagatcCCATTGAATTGGTTGATGACCACCTCTGGGACTTCGTTCTTAATGTCGGCATAGCTGATCGCAGAAGTCGTTAGATAAGTCGCTTGAGCTGTCCAGAGGGGTGCAGCAGCCATGCCCAGAACCAGACCGCCTGGAATGAGTGTGTAATCTTCGGGATAGAAATTACACGCTGTGTAGACTGAGTAGCAAGCTACACAGATGGCTATTGTCCACTTAGTGCCAACGACGCGGATTAATGCTGGGGCGAAGAGGCAAGAGATGATAATACTTCCGTATATGACAGCCAAGGATGCCACGCCGCTCTTGTTGTTCAGACTGCTCTGGAGGTTCTGCAGGGCAGCGTAAGCTGTGAAGTTGAAGAGAAAGGCAACGGACAAGACGAATACGTTCCTCTTGTGTTTCCAAGCGATTGCCGATCCACTATGTAGCCTTGATAGAGTCTGGCTCAGGCCTAGGCTGGGATTTGAGCCACGTTGCAATACCACAGGCACCAAAGGGTCCGTTTCTTCACCCATCTTGTAGAATTTGAGTCCTTGCAAAGCCAAGTGAACACCAAAATCTAAAAGGAAAAATATATACTTGCAGTAAGTTAACATTCATGTAGTCCtttaaaacagaaaacattAGCTGACTGCAAACTGCTTACGAACCAAAATGAACTATTATTAATGTCAGCAATtgtcaataaggtttatcgcgaatagcaaaatatcaagagaggcgCTGTTGAACGCGTTGCGTGCGCGaatcgtagaaactgcatagaaaccgccccacattccttcccacaatgcattgtgtTTCTGAATCGTGATAAACCTTATGACCTCACAaatcaaccctagcagagttttttGTCAAAGGCTAATATGACATCACAATACACACAATACAATAAGTATAAAAGTATTAGAGGCCTAACATTTCCCAGAAGAGCAGACAGGAAAGATCACTCACAGTTAGTAATCATTCATGCcttcatttttacaaagaaaacattcaGCTGACTGCAAACATACCAACCCAAATGAACTATGGTAATGCAAGCAATTGTCAATGAATTAACAATTAAAGCCAGGCAGAGTTGGCTCTGAAAACGGTGTTGGCTCtaaaccatgcaaagcttcttGCATCACTAAATAACAGTTCTAGCAGTCAAGTAGAAACGAATTGGAAAGTGAGGAGCAGAATGCTGTTAGAAAAAGATGAACAATTGAAGAGGGGACAAGAGAAGGTGGGGTCAAGGTTTTATAGTCAGGATTTGGTAAAAAGGTGTCCAACTGTGCTGGAAATTTACAAACTGGTTGTCCAAACTGTTAACTTATAGAGCAATGATACAAATGACAGTTCTCAAACATGGTGCCCAAACTTAAAACAGTGTGttcaaaagacacccagacacccctctgacaAACACTGAAAGGGAGGGTGGAGGGAAAGGGCTTGTTTTAATCACAATGAGGGTTGAAACAAAAAACTTCTCAAATGGGAATGATAATTAATTAGTGATTTATACAGACTTTAATGgaggacattttgtttttaaaaaggtagGCCTGAACATACCTGAGCAGAGAAGATGTCAGAAATTTAGTTTTAAACGTAGGAGGAAAAAACAAGTGgggaaaaccaaatccacaaaCGAGCTCCGGTTCTACATGCAGGTGGGGTAGGTAGGGTTGCTTCAATGCAACAATTGATATGAAACCAACAGTAAGTGCAAACATAATCATTGCACAAGATTCCTAATACCAGGCCtactaaaaaatattataaactacaaacctttttttgttaaaggtaaCCCATAGAATTTATTTCCAGTTGACACTGCATGTTATTCCCTTCCCCACCCCCCTCTCCGATGCATGTTAGGAGACAATACTTTTTAGATGTTGTGTCACCTACATGTAATCGCGATAATCATGACCCTCCATCTTCCTGACGGTCGGAGGACCGATGGACGGCTGGGAATCCCAGGGAGGATGGAGCACTCATCATACAACACTTCGTTTTACCCACAGAAAATAAACAGTTAGAAATTATGCTTTAAATTCTTCTTTAAATGCAAGGGTTTTGGGAAAAGTTttcatatcctgccaccactatttcattcgttatgaaataaatagtATCGTATTtacctaaaaaaataaatgattttttttgggtAAAAATTGGTGGAAAAGTGGTGACAGGATCCCCTCAAAGCTAAAAATGGTTTCAGCAAGCTTCTAAAATGGGAATGATAATTAATTAGTAATTTATACAAACTTTAATGgaggacattttgttttgaaaaaggtAGGCCTGAACATACCTGAGCAGAGAAGATGTCAGAAATTTATTTAGTTTAAGGTGTAGGAGGAAAAAGATCCTTGAAATTGGCTGCTGTCGCAACTTTTTCACGTCTCATTTTGTTGAGTAAATCAGATACAATTACTAATTTATATCGGAACGAATGAAGAAGTGGTGGCAGTACACAAACCTttttccaatgaaatcactaATGCTATTTCAAACAATgtataacaaatgaaaaagtggtggcactgGCAGGATTATGGATAtcggtagttgcgataacgtaaccggaaaagtttccgtatggcgccaccactttttcattcgaaaaaaaataatatagtatctaatttacctgattgat
Above is a genomic segment from Asterias rubens chromosome 5, eAstRub1.3, whole genome shotgun sequence containing:
- the LOC117289939 gene encoding protein unc-93 homolog A-like; this encodes MGEETDPLVPVVLQRGSNPSLGLSQTLSRLHSGSAIAWKHKRNVFVLSVAFLFNFTAYAALQNLQSSLNNKSGVASLAVIYGSIIISCLFAPALIRVVGTKWTIAICVACYSVYTACNFYPEDYTLIPGGLVLGMAAAPLWTAQATYLTTSAISYADIKNEVPEVVINQFNGIFFFFFQSSQISGNLVASLVLYPYANDSSQPLRNISNCGIESCGSSGHHGNDSDSMSGEISSPPIKTVTLLMCVYLACGLMSFLIVVFLLSKLHTPQGSFLENTKSSLVATLHLLINPYIVMLIPLFMFSGMEQAFFAGDFTKAFITCTSGVHYVGFIMMVFGISDAIFSFTLGRLEKYCGRIIIFTAGGLAHLSLILVIIFVWKPGDALWDRFLIAVGWGFGDAVWQTQISSILGVIFPENQEAAFSNFRLFQAVGFCIYFAISTVSIVCVIHKMIMIGGLLLFGLALYYIVELQIRKGITY